From Woronichinia naegeliana WA131, the proteins below share one genomic window:
- a CDS encoding DnaJ domain-containing protein has protein sequence MWGKIIGGTIGSAFGPIGTAAGIAIGNAFDSVNDSTNTSSQNPALLTNDSLDLAMKVQSDQDGFYLFIEAQKAPPSQELIAILNILTYSGTSYIKTKTIPSIPPFFVDKDGDFSLATRFSKGCGVFYLPIGVLNYTSGGDYKFSITVVGADSNNNPTLIGRELFNGTLPPSRPWYKSEYLRPLIGLFMIIARVHGELDRGTVKKLKEFLEGPLEIPEEERSILKEIIKSEPSEDISSLVLFTTYRYQNIDASSIVEILLDFAKIDGFLDKKRCHALQMIARSFGFSEEIVTQLDKFVKDHYAILGLKPSASVEEIRRAYRLKLKDYHPDKVATLPKEFQELAHQKSIEIQESYEYILKIATQRNSS, from the coding sequence ATGTGGGGAAAAATCATCGGGGGGACAATCGGATCAGCATTTGGTCCTATTGGAACAGCAGCGGGTATAGCGATAGGAAACGCTTTTGATTCTGTTAATGACTCTACTAATACAAGCAGCCAGAATCCTGCTTTACTTACTAATGACTCTTTAGATCTTGCAATGAAAGTTCAGTCTGATCAGGACGGATTTTATCTTTTTATCGAAGCTCAAAAGGCACCACCATCACAAGAGTTAATTGCAATTCTTAATATTTTAACTTATAGCGGAACAAGTTATATTAAAACGAAGACGATTCCTTCCATCCCTCCTTTTTTTGTTGATAAAGATGGAGACTTTTCACTAGCTACTCGATTTTCAAAAGGCTGTGGAGTTTTTTATCTCCCAATAGGAGTATTAAACTATACGTCTGGTGGAGATTATAAATTTTCTATAACAGTTGTTGGTGCTGATTCAAACAATAATCCCACTTTAATTGGTAGGGAATTATTTAATGGGACTCTACCACCTTCACGCCCTTGGTACAAAAGCGAGTACCTTCGTCCATTAATAGGCTTATTCATGATCATTGCTCGCGTACATGGAGAGTTAGATAGAGGCACTGTTAAAAAGCTTAAAGAATTCTTAGAAGGGCCTTTGGAAATTCCAGAAGAAGAGCGCAGCATTCTTAAAGAAATTATAAAGTCAGAACCATCTGAAGATATATCATCCCTGGTCTTATTTACTACATACAGATATCAAAATATAGATGCATCAAGTATAGTTGAAATCCTATTAGATTTTGCAAAAATAGACGGATTTCTTGATAAAAAAAGATGTCATGCATTGCAAATGATAGCTAGGAGCTTTGGCTTCTCCGAAGAGATTGTTACTCAACTAGACAAATTTGTTAAAGATCATTACGCCATATTAGGTCTTAAGCCTAGTGCATCTGTTGAGGAGATTCGACGCGCTTATCGCTTAAAATTAAAAGATTACCATCCTGACAAAGTTGCAACTTTACCAAAAGAGTTTCAGGAGTTAGCCCATCAAAAAAGCATTGAAATACAAGAATCATATGAATATATCTTAAAAATAGCTACCCAAAGAAATAGTAGTTAG
- a CDS encoding MarR family winged helix-turn-helix transcriptional regulator produces the protein MSNSTAKTKLAIATQVPEACMGLHIRQASRILTQVYDDALRSIDLEINQFTLLVAIYLFKEVSITRLGQELFTDQTTITRNIKVLEKRGLIATHPGEDRRIKLVSLTLQGQMLLDRAFPLWEKVQAELKQHFGTQKWQTLLSLLSEVKSLS, from the coding sequence ATGAGTAATTCAACTGCAAAGACTAAACTTGCGATCGCTACTCAAGTACCTGAAGCCTGTATGGGACTGCACATCCGTCAAGCATCGCGTATTTTAACGCAAGTTTACGATGACGCATTACGTTCAATTGACTTGGAGATCAATCAATTTACGTTACTGGTGGCAATTTATCTATTCAAGGAGGTGTCAATTACGCGGTTAGGACAAGAGTTGTTTACGGATCAAACCACTATTACTCGAAACATTAAGGTATTAGAAAAACGAGGATTGATCGCAACTCACCCTGGCGAAGATCGGCGTATTAAATTAGTCTCGTTGACACTTCAGGGACAAATGCTTCTTGATCGCGCATTTCCTTTATGGGAGAAGGTACAAGCCGAACTAAAACAACATTTTGGAACGCAAAAATGGCAAACTTTGCTATCGTTGTTGTCTGAAGTAAAAAGCTTAAGCTAA
- a CDS encoding serine/threonine-protein kinase, with product MIKLQNRYQLLKKIGGGTFGDTYLAEDRNLPGNPLCLVKHLKRNPDPRGFAIAFRLFEQEAEILHNLGKHDQIPRLFAHIEENGEFYLVQEFVDGHDLTTEIIPGRKFSEQQTIKLITEILEVLIILHNQNIIHRDLKPSNIMRRKDGKIILIDFGAIKEILALTVNSQGQTSLTVGIGTPGYIPDEQANGRPRLASDIYAVGMIAIQAVTGMVPGQFPEDSNTGEIIWRNYAQISDRFAEVLTKMVRDHFSQRYNNATEALQALIPPDKPVVSTPPFKTIVSPPPPSPKKFPTKIFAGVGAAITISFAGVYVITHLPSNQSSETISSTSQSNDSPTTSTTSQPTTQLQTTKADFRNLDQLLAAGKWEEADAETWELMKKITNNRFYLGPNDYENFPSEELRIMDQLWVKYSNGRFGFSVQKEIWIESGGTPGIYNSDVDNKFSAKIVGHLPEMWRLGAAKSQGMSFPPPLPSVEVSTLLFSRL from the coding sequence ATGATAAAACTCCAAAATAGATATCAACTTCTCAAAAAAATCGGTGGTGGAACCTTTGGCGATACCTACTTAGCCGAGGATAGAAATTTACCAGGGAATCCGCTCTGTTTGGTTAAGCATTTAAAGCGAAATCCTGATCCTAGAGGTTTTGCCATTGCCTTCCGATTGTTTGAGCAGGAAGCTGAAATTTTACATAACTTGGGTAAACATGATCAAATTCCCAGACTCTTTGCCCATATTGAAGAAAACGGAGAATTTTATCTTGTTCAGGAATTTGTAGATGGACATGACTTAACAACAGAAATTATCCCTGGCAGAAAGTTTAGTGAACAACAAACGATTAAATTAATTACTGAAATTTTGGAAGTTTTAATAATTCTCCATAATCAAAACATTATTCATCGGGATCTTAAGCCATCAAATATCATGCGTCGCAAAGATGGCAAAATTATTTTGATTGATTTTGGGGCAATTAAAGAAATTCTAGCTTTGACAGTCAACTCTCAGGGGCAAACCAGTCTAACTGTGGGAATTGGTACTCCTGGTTATATTCCCGATGAGCAAGCCAATGGTAGACCTCGATTAGCTAGTGATATTTATGCTGTGGGTATGATTGCTATTCAAGCTGTAACTGGAATGGTGCCGGGACAATTTCCAGAAGATTCAAATACTGGGGAAATTATCTGGCGTAATTATGCCCAAATTAGTGATAGATTTGCTGAGGTTTTAACTAAGATGGTGCGCGACCATTTTAGTCAGCGTTACAATAATGCAACTGAGGCTTTACAAGCACTAATTCCACCTGATAAACCTGTAGTATCAACTCCACCTTTCAAAACTATAGTATCACCTCCTCCTCCATCACCTAAAAAGTTTCCCACAAAAATCTTCGCAGGTGTAGGAGCAGCAATAACTATTAGTTTTGCAGGTGTTTATGTTATTACTCACCTGCCATCGAATCAAAGTTCTGAAACAATATCTTCAACATCTCAATCTAACGATTCTCCAACAACATCTACAACTTCTCAACCCACCACTCAACTGCAAACAACTAAAGCTGATTTTCGTAATTTAGATCAACTTTTAGCAGCCGGAAAATGGGAAGAAGCTGATGCAGAAACATGGGAATTGATGAAGAAAATTACTAATAATAGATTTTATTTAGGCCCAAACGACTACGAAAACTTTCCTAGTGAGGAACTTCGCATAATGGATCAACTTTGGGTAAAATATAGTAACGGGCGCTTTGGTTTTAGTGTCCAGAAAGAAATCTGGATTGAATCTGGAGGCACTCCAGGTATATATAATTCCGATGTGGATAACAAATTTTCTGCCAAAATTGTCGGACACCTGCCTGAAATGTGGCGTTTGGGAGCCGCAAAAAGTCAAGGTATGTCGTTTCCACCACCGCTGCCATCAGTGGAAGTTTCTACTCTTCTCTTCTCTAGACTATAG
- a CDS encoding carotenoid oxygenase family protein, with protein MLTNTQISIPPQPKAWSKNIAQIAQEFERTPLSLLSGHIPEGIRGTLYRNGPGRLERGGQKVGHWFDGDGAILAVHFQEGQAQAVYRYVQTQGYRAETKANRFLYANYGMTDPQGIWHYWQAIFKRQDILKNAANTSVLALPDKLLALWEAGLPHALDLETLETLGIENFGQFPADQPYSAHPLRDPITGDIFSIGVDMQGRLHLYRSDRRGTLLKHQILKLKNMPFLHSFCLAGPYLIFFMPPMKLDKLGVLLGTKSYADAIQWQANASTKILVVDRESFEIVSQGETEPWFQWHYGNGCVEADGNIRLDLVKFQDFSQTNEYLREMATGQTQTLSQGHLWQIRLNPLTSEILESQAVLTRSCEFPTIDPRLVGQPWRQTYVAVQRSGVESAEEWFGAIAAVDYETGQVTEADLGEGLYPVEPLYIPDCIHPEQGWIMTVVYDGIKEQSEVWIWNSDRLEKEPVCRLGLPQIIPLSYHGTWRPL; from the coding sequence ATGCTCACAAACACTCAAATCTCAATTCCTCCCCAACCGAAGGCTTGGTCAAAAAATATTGCTCAAATTGCCCAGGAATTTGAACGGACACCGTTATCTTTACTTTCGGGTCACATCCCTGAAGGAATACGGGGAACACTCTACCGTAATGGGCCAGGACGATTAGAACGAGGTGGTCAAAAAGTAGGGCATTGGTTTGATGGCGATGGAGCCATTTTAGCGGTTCACTTTCAAGAAGGCCAAGCCCAGGCCGTATATCGCTACGTACAAACCCAAGGCTATCGAGCGGAAACCAAGGCCAATCGTTTTTTGTACGCTAACTATGGCATGACCGATCCCCAAGGTATTTGGCACTATTGGCAGGCTATCTTTAAACGGCAGGATATACTGAAAAATGCGGCTAATACTTCAGTTTTGGCCTTACCCGATAAATTGTTGGCTCTTTGGGAAGCGGGTTTGCCCCATGCTCTAGATCTAGAAACCTTGGAAACTTTGGGTATCGAAAATTTTGGTCAGTTTCCCGCCGATCAACCCTACTCTGCCCATCCCTTACGTGACCCGATTACCGGCGATATTTTTAGTATCGGGGTGGATATGCAAGGGCGACTTCATCTCTACCGTAGTGATCGCCGAGGAACACTTCTTAAACATCAGATTTTAAAGCTAAAAAACATGCCCTTTCTCCATAGTTTTTGTCTAGCTGGCCCCTATTTAATTTTTTTCATGCCACCGATGAAGCTAGATAAATTGGGCGTATTATTGGGAACAAAATCCTACGCTGATGCAATTCAATGGCAAGCCAACGCTAGTACTAAGATTTTAGTAGTAGATCGAGAGAGTTTTGAAATCGTCAGTCAGGGAGAAACTGAGCCTTGGTTCCAATGGCACTATGGCAATGGCTGTGTGGAAGCAGACGGCAATATTCGACTAGATCTGGTTAAATTCCAGGATTTCAGCCAAACCAATGAGTACTTACGAGAAATGGCCACAGGTCAAACCCAAACTCTGAGTCAGGGGCATCTCTGGCAAATTCGCTTAAATCCTTTGACTAGTGAGATCCTAGAATCCCAAGCTGTTTTGACTCGTAGTTGTGAATTTCCCACCATTGATCCGCGTCTCGTGGGCCAACCCTGGCGACAGACCTATGTGGCTGTTCAGCGTTCCGGGGTGGAATCGGCAGAGGAATGGTTTGGGGCGATCGCAGCTGTTGACTATGAGACGGGCCAGGTGACAGAAGCCGATCTGGGAGAAGGCCTTTATCCCGTTGAACCGCTCTATATTCCTGATTGTATTCATCCTGAACAGGGTTGGATTATGACGGTGGTTTATGATGGAATAAAGGAACAAAGTGAAGTTTGGATTTGGAACAGCGATCGCCTAGAAAAGGAACCTGTCTGTCGTTTAGGATTGCCCCAAATTATTCCCTTAAGCTATCACGGTACTTGGAGACCTTTGTAA
- a CDS encoding SCP2 sterol-binding domain-containing protein produces MTKFDDHPTVKLLRSQQKSQEQNPQSMISSPLDRDWLRSFCLDLGVDDVGFVSINQPEIDDQRTKLLQAFPQTKSLISFVCRMNRDDVRNPARSVANLEFHHAGEEINTIARKIVKELEDRGIRAINPAMGFPMEAQDFLNVGKNVWVVSHKPIAVAAGLGHMGIHRNVIHPKFGNFILLGTVLMDAEVTEYDHPIDYNPCVECKLCVAACPVGAIASDGSFNFSACYTHNYREFLGGFTDWAKNIAESKSAKDYERKVGEEDSAAMWQSLSFGANYKAAYCLAACPAGEDVMAPFLHNRKEFIKEIVKPLQDKVETLYVISGSDAEAHAAKRFPHKQIKLVRNSLTPISIAGFKNGMALTFQPNQAKGINARYHFLFTGQEFSQFTVNISNQVCEVQDGLVGKPDLIVKADSKTWIAFLRKYQNIVLAILTRKIRVKGDIRLLLKFGKCFPS; encoded by the coding sequence ATGACAAAATTTGATGATCATCCCACCGTTAAGCTTTTGCGATCGCAACAAAAATCTCAAGAGCAGAATCCGCAAAGTATGATTTCATCGCCGCTAGATCGCGATTGGTTGCGTTCGTTCTGCTTGGATTTGGGAGTTGATGATGTGGGTTTTGTGAGTATCAATCAACCCGAAATCGACGATCAACGGACTAAGCTATTACAGGCTTTTCCGCAGACAAAAAGTTTGATTAGTTTTGTCTGTCGCATGAATCGGGATGATGTTCGCAATCCCGCCCGCTCCGTCGCCAATCTGGAATTTCACCATGCAGGAGAGGAAATCAACACGATCGCTCGCAAAATAGTCAAAGAATTAGAAGATCGGGGGATAAGAGCAATCAATCCAGCGATGGGATTTCCGATGGAAGCCCAAGACTTTCTCAACGTCGGTAAAAATGTCTGGGTGGTTTCTCACAAACCGATCGCTGTCGCTGCAGGATTGGGACATATGGGCATTCATCGCAATGTGATTCATCCTAAATTTGGCAACTTTATTCTCTTGGGTACAGTGCTGATGGATGCGGAGGTAACGGAATATGATCACCCCATTGATTACAATCCCTGCGTGGAGTGCAAACTCTGTGTAGCTGCCTGTCCCGTGGGGGCGATCGCTTCGGATGGTAGCTTCAATTTCTCGGCTTGCTATACCCACAATTATCGCGAATTTTTAGGTGGCTTTACCGATTGGGCAAAGAATATTGCCGAAAGTAAGTCGGCGAAAGATTATGAGCGCAAAGTGGGTGAAGAAGACTCGGCAGCCATGTGGCAAAGTCTATCCTTTGGAGCTAACTACAAAGCAGCCTACTGCCTCGCTGCCTGTCCTGCTGGTGAAGATGTGATGGCTCCTTTTTTGCATAACCGTAAAGAATTTATTAAGGAGATCGTCAAACCCCTGCAAGATAAGGTCGAGACATTGTATGTCATTTCTGGTTCAGATGCTGAAGCCCATGCTGCTAAACGCTTTCCCCACAAGCAGATCAAGTTGGTTCGCAATAGCCTAACGCCCATTTCCATCGCAGGCTTTAAGAATGGAATGGCCTTGACCTTTCAACCGAATCAAGCGAAAGGAATCAATGCAAGGTATCACTTCCTATTTACTGGGCAGGAATTTTCTCAGTTCACGGTCAACATCTCCAATCAAGTTTGTGAAGTTCAGGATGGATTGGTAGGTAAGCCCGATCTGATCGTCAAGGCGGATAGTAAAACTTGGATTGCTTTTTTGCGGAAATACCAAAACATTGTCTTGGCAATTTTGACACGCAAAATCCGCGTCAAAGGCGATATTCGTTTATTGCTCAAATTCGGAAAATGCTTCCCATCTTAA
- a CDS encoding phage holin family protein, producing the protein MTLTRLENGFMPRFLLTWLITAISLLVTAYLVPGISLDSVTAAAIGAIVLGLINALVRPLILLFTLPLTILTLGLFLFVVNAISFSLVAYFTPGFTIATFWDALFGSIVLSLVSGVFNHLFGNEG; encoded by the coding sequence ATGACCTTAACTCGACTGGAAAATGGTTTTATGCCCCGTTTTTTACTCACTTGGCTGATTACGGCCATTTCCCTTTTAGTCACGGCTTACCTTGTCCCCGGCATTAGTTTGGATAGTGTGACGGCAGCCGCGATCGGAGCCATTGTTTTAGGCTTGATCAATGCGTTGGTTCGTCCGTTAATTCTACTGTTTACCCTACCGTTAACTATTTTGACTCTAGGGTTATTTCTGTTCGTGGTTAATGCCATTTCTTTTTCCCTGGTGGCCTACTTTACCCCTGGATTTACCATTGCCACTTTTTGGGACGCGCTCTTTGGCTCGATTGTGCTTTCCTTGGTTTCGGGGGTGTTCAATCATCTTTTTGGCAATGAAGGTTAA
- a CDS encoding HNH endonuclease — translation MNPYYSAIAERANHRCEYCHAPELVFNFPFEVEHVIPTFRQGTNEESNLALACRSCNLRKGARISGIDPDLNNEVQFFHPRQNLWGEHFQIDMETGIIIGITATGKVTVENLGMNSPAQVAARKLWIRLGLFP, via the coding sequence ATGAATCCCTATTACAGTGCGATCGCTGAACGTGCTAATCATCGTTGTGAATACTGCCATGCTCCAGAATTGGTTTTTAATTTTCCTTTTGAGGTTGAGCATGTCATCCCTACCTTTCGACAAGGTACAAATGAAGAATCAAATTTAGCTCTTGCCTGTCGGTCTTGTAATCTTCGTAAAGGAGCTCGTATCAGTGGTATCGATCCTGATTTAAACAATGAGGTTCAATTTTTCCATCCACGACAAAATCTGTGGGGCGAACATTTTCAAATCGATATGGAAACTGGCATAATTATAGGAATTACTGCTACTGGAAAAGTCACTGTTGAAAATTTAGGAATGAATAGTCCTGCTCAAGTGGCTGCTCGAAAGCTATGGATTCGATTGGGATTATTTCCATAA
- a CDS encoding low-complexity tail membrane protein gives MSSFRNEPFLWIHLSGIAVAPIALLIVWLSLAIATPITPYWLELIILGIIGIIPILLMQWQKPFEIFSLLVVSLRPEVLTLEQRKILSLFKRPKQQFLALLTALLMAGKLYGIYYFAPLAALPVVNFPQVRLLALLVAAIAFLVANLFVQVPVSVLGILFTQNKIYEETTPINIEDIPKNLTVPGLRVRKIFFIPELSA, from the coding sequence ATGTCTTCTTTTCGGAATGAACCGTTTTTGTGGATTCATCTTTCAGGAATTGCCGTTGCGCCCATTGCGTTACTCATTGTCTGGTTATCTTTAGCGATCGCGACTCCCATTACCCCCTATTGGTTAGAGTTAATAATTTTAGGGATCATTGGCATTATACCAATTCTTTTAATGCAATGGCAAAAACCCTTTGAAATTTTTAGTTTATTAGTGGTTTCCCTCCGTCCTGAAGTATTAACGCTAGAACAACGCAAAATTTTAAGTTTGTTTAAGCGGCCTAAACAGCAATTTTTGGCTCTATTGACAGCCTTACTAATGGCAGGAAAACTTTATGGCATCTACTATTTTGCTCCCTTAGCAGCCTTGCCAGTAGTTAACTTTCCTCAAGTTCGTCTCTTGGCTTTACTGGTAGCGGCGATCGCTTTTTTAGTGGCCAATTTATTTGTGCAGGTTCCAGTCAGTGTATTGGGAATTTTATTTACCCAGAATAAAATCTATGAGGAAACGACTCCGATTAATATTGAGGACATTCCTAAAAATTTAACAGTTCCAGGGTTGAGGGTTAGAAAGATCTTCTTTATCCCTGAACTTTCTGCCTAG
- a CDS encoding class I SAM-dependent methyltransferase, with translation MNEKLKYELESFEGMWKDGYFEGDPLNPMARSSYRQLGFISTLHATYLRCIRPYVNSNTVSLEIGPGRGAWTRSLLPSKEVYALDALPEEHNRFFEYLGYPKNVKYFQVKDFKCEILPEEYFDYMFSYGCLCHVSLEGIREYAVNIYPKLKRGSNCFWMVADHDKYNSAVSNLNDLSILTAMIPRSRMYLPLKWLSRYLVRRIGPASIAEQPQPSKWYNAGIERTCSMLKEVGYHIVDPDVGTCLRDPVIHFIKP, from the coding sequence ATGAACGAAAAGTTAAAATATGAATTAGAGTCGTTCGAGGGTATGTGGAAAGATGGGTATTTTGAAGGAGACCCCCTCAATCCAATGGCAAGATCAAGTTATAGGCAATTGGGTTTTATAAGTACCTTGCACGCAACGTATCTCCGATGTATAAGACCTTATGTGAATAGTAATACTGTTTCATTAGAAATTGGCCCTGGCAGAGGCGCATGGACAAGATCATTGTTGCCATCAAAAGAGGTCTATGCTCTGGATGCTTTGCCAGAAGAACATAATAGATTTTTCGAATACCTTGGATATCCGAAGAATGTGAAATACTTTCAGGTCAAAGATTTCAAGTGTGAAATACTACCAGAAGAATATTTTGACTACATGTTCTCATATGGTTGCTTATGTCATGTTTCACTTGAAGGAATTAGAGAATACGCAGTGAATATCTATCCAAAGCTAAAACGAGGCAGCAACTGTTTTTGGATGGTTGCAGACCATGACAAATATAACAGTGCAGTTTCAAATCTGAACGATCTGAGCATTTTGACTGCCATGATTCCAAGATCGCGAATGTATCTGCCTCTAAAATGGCTCTCCAGATATCTCGTCAGGAGAATTGGGCCAGCAAGTATAGCGGAACAGCCGCAACCTTCGAAATGGTATAACGCTGGTATTGAAAGAACATGTTCTATGCTAAAGGAGGTTGGCTACCACATCGTTGATCCTGATGTAGGAACTTGTCTTAGAGATCCGGTAATACACTTCATAAAACCCTAG
- a CDS encoding NAD-binding protein: MKPRIIVCGLGQTGYKIFSLLKQQGASVVGISNVPIPEESETNLVIGNLRSPATLTAAQIQSAHTLVLATSDDALNLAILTQARILNPKIRIINRLFNHALGERLDRTLPDHVSLSVSALAAPIFSFAALGNKAIGQLRLHNKTWPIQEIVIDEEHPWYGLPLSDLWDDPTRMLIYYLPALDEINLVSAVINYKKLQKGDHLIIGIQPQVIQRQRSLSRKFSKVVTNLRQYQRFVRPVIWVSLCLLIMIMTATFTYIWVNQKISLVDALYFSVGMITGAGGKEDVAEKAPDAIKVFTALMMVAGAGVIGICYALLNDFVLGSRLKQFIDAAKVPTHGHYIVCGLGAVGMAIVEQLQHQGHEVVVIEVDSENRFRAATRALGVPIIEEDARLEGTLKAANIGKAESILVVTSNDMVNLEIALTAKAIAPRLTVVLRSQDAQFSQSVQEVFDFETVLCPAELATYSFAAAALGGKILGNGMTDDLLWVALATLITPNHPFCEKTVKEAAMTADFVPLYLERQDYTIHSWELLKITLQSGDVLYLTMPATELDQLWRNPLTEFQLSEDSLR, encoded by the coding sequence ATGAAACCGCGCATTATTGTCTGTGGCTTGGGACAAACGGGTTATAAGATTTTTAGTCTCCTCAAACAACAGGGGGCCAGCGTTGTGGGCATTTCTAACGTTCCCATCCCCGAAGAAAGTGAGACAAATTTAGTGATTGGTAATTTGCGATCGCCGGCCACCCTCACAGCGGCCCAAATTCAATCTGCCCATACCCTAGTTCTGGCCACTAGCGACGACGCACTCAATCTGGCTATTTTGACCCAAGCCCGTATTCTTAACCCTAAAATTCGCATTATCAACCGGCTGTTTAACCATGCTCTAGGAGAACGTTTAGATCGAACTTTACCTGATCATGTGAGTTTGAGCGTCTCGGCTTTGGCGGCTCCGATTTTTTCCTTCGCGGCTCTAGGCAATAAGGCGATCGGTCAATTGCGACTACATAACAAAACCTGGCCGATTCAAGAAATTGTCATTGATGAAGAGCATCCCTGGTACGGTTTACCCTTGAGTGATCTGTGGGATGATCCCACCCGAATGTTGATCTATTACTTGCCCGCCTTGGATGAGATCAATTTAGTATCTGCGGTGATCAATTATAAAAAACTGCAAAAAGGCGACCATTTGATCATTGGTATCCAGCCTCAAGTCATACAACGACAGCGATCGCTTTCCCGCAAATTCTCCAAGGTTGTCACCAATCTCCGGCAATATCAACGCTTTGTGCGACCAGTGATTTGGGTGTCTCTCTGTCTGTTGATCATGATCATGACCGCAACCTTCACCTACATTTGGGTGAATCAGAAAATTTCTCTAGTGGATGCACTGTACTTTTCTGTGGGCATGATTACGGGGGCGGGCGGTAAGGAAGATGTGGCCGAAAAAGCTCCCGATGCCATCAAGGTATTTACGGCCCTGATGATGGTGGCTGGAGCCGGTGTCATTGGTATTTGTTATGCCTTGCTCAACGATTTTGTCCTAGGTAGTCGTCTCAAACAATTTATCGATGCCGCCAAGGTTCCCACTCATGGGCATTACATTGTCTGTGGTTTAGGGGCTGTGGGTATGGCCATTGTGGAACAGTTACAACATCAGGGCCATGAAGTGGTCGTCATTGAGGTAGATTCAGAAAATCGTTTTCGGGCGGCCACTCGTGCCCTGGGGGTTCCTATCATTGAGGAAGATGCTCGTCTAGAAGGCACACTCAAAGCGGCGAATATTGGCAAGGCGGAATCCATTTTAGTGGTGACTAGTAACGACATGGTAAACCTGGAAATTGCCCTTACCGCTAAGGCGATCGCCCCCCGTTTAACCGTTGTGTTACGGAGTCAGGATGCTCAATTTAGCCAGTCAGTGCAGGAAGTTTTTGATTTTGAGACGGTGTTATGTCCTGCGGAATTAGCGACCTATTCCTTTGCCGCAGCCGCATTGGGGGGCAAGATTTTAGGTAATGGTATGACCGATGATTTGCTCTGGGTTGCCCTGGCCACACTGATTACGCCTAATCATCCTTTTTGTGAAAAAACAGTCAAAGAAGCGGCCATGACGGCTGATTTTGTGCCTCTTTATTTAGAACGTCAAGACTATACTATCCATAGTTGGGAATTATTAAAAATTACGTTGCAATCGGGAGATGTGCTTTATCTAACCATGCCTGCCACCGAACTAGATCAACTATGGCGTAATCCTTTGACCGAATTTCAACTCAGTGAAGATTCTCTCCGGTAA